The Daucus carota subsp. sativus chromosome 9, DH1 v3.0, whole genome shotgun sequence genome window below encodes:
- the LOC135149169 gene encoding uncharacterized protein LOC135149169, whose amino-acid sequence MTTDTMTFHLHHNGEFTKEKYVGGSVITYGDMDLDLFSYSVLMEWVKELGYAEIGGVYVRKEKGWELVTKDADMNVCILESKTSELDLFVDCDVDKGIEPAKQMQPHVIVRPKKNPIKATVKNPNKRKFVTLKDINHEKEQRLVTARRKISFKLPVASETKKPDAILKADVMKEKEKEGKKLIGSVTEYADLVYGKYDLVEGCGEVGGTEEVDKGVAVGKNTEKVKKGAGVGVGNDTEVKKGAGVGVGKDAEEVKKGAGVGVGKDAEEVKKGAGVGVGKDAEEVKKGANLGEVVADKVKGKKEVKGVNEYEKRRNKNIEENEKKFQELGLRRHSAGTPVQKKPNNRKAFSDDKESDNYDPKNDSDQSSDNEEDMAISKRKKKAGKSVLGSGPRTRSRASRIVLPPPVKQVNDAVEVEVNKEVEANDDTPKVSTVERLKLMRTNAPGSMAAYLQLREQEKMQAALETTQQSQSLTENLQQPGTPPGQPEEEEKQRKPRGKSKLTHVHTRGEKREIKLSDLGQPVDDDEHLIREFSNFLGTTVREFVSLTCRSWTEVPQKDILWEYVKDKYVIPEEGYDWVMTTMRDLFRGYKARIKRDYYYKYQTDEERLENRPREVPLKDFKILLEYWADEKIAKKARTNSESRRLITETHTAGSRSFAQISHNMALERALKATREQPPAPISDADVYVKTRKRESTRTYKLPTEVVEKKVENVKKLLKDGTIDEAEEVVYGGKDHSRTFLVGRLIEKREPKKKIARPLPTIPEKYVASLTEQIRDQIAKEMEEQVQKKVEDNVKLMMSKLAEKNPGLNLDIELTSASEPTVEPSQANNGSD is encoded by the exons ATGACAACTGATACAATGACTTTTCACTTGCACCATAATGGCGAGTTCACAAAAGAAAAGTATGTTGGTGGATCAGTTATTACTTATGGGGACATGGACCTCGATCTGTTCTCATACTCAGTACTGATGGAGTGGGTCAAAGAACTTGGTTATGCGGAAATCGGAGGGGTTTATGTCAGGAAGGAAAAAGGCTGGGAATTGGTGACGAAAGATGCTGATATGAATGTGTGTATTTTGGAAAGTAAGACTTCTGAATTGGATTTGTTTGTTGACTGTGATGTTGATAAAGGGATAGAGCCGGCCAAACAAATGCAACCTCACGTGATTGTCAGGCCAAAGAAAAATCCTATTAAAGCCACAGTGAAGAATCCCAACAAGCGCAAGTTTGTAACTCTTAAAGACATTAATCATGAAAAGGAACAGAGGTTGGTGACTGCAAGAAGAAAGATATCATTTAAGTTGCCTGTTGCAAGTGAAACAAAGAAGCCTGATGCCATTTTGAAAGCAGATGTGATGaaggaaaaggaaaaagagGGGAAAAAATTGATTGGATCAGTAACAGAGTATGCAGACTTAGTGTATGGTAAATATGACTTGGTGGAAGGATGCGGGGAAGTTGGAGGAACCGAGGAGGTTGATAAAGGTGTTGCAGTTGGTAAAAATACGGAGAAGGTGAAAAAAGGAGCTGGGGTTGGGGTTGGTAATGATACTGAGGTGAAAAAAGGAGCTGGGGTTGGGGTTGGTAAAGATGCTGAGGAGGTGAAAAAAGGAGCTGGGGTTGGGGTTGGTAAAGATGCTGAGGAGGTGAAAAAAGGAGCTGGGGTTGGGGTTGGTAAAGATGCTGAGGAGGTGAAAAAAGGAGCTAACCTTGGTGAAGTTGTTGCTGACAAAGTTAAAGGAAAGAAGGAAGTTAAAGGAGTAAATGAGTATGAGAAGCGTcgcaataaaaatattgaagaaaatgaaaagaaatttcAGGAACTTGGGTTGAGAAGGCATTCTGCAGGGACCCCTGTCCAAAAAAAACCTAACAATCGCAAGGCATTCAGTGATGATAAAGAAAGTGACAACTACGACCCGAAAAATGACTCGGACCAATCTAGTGACAATGAAGAGGATATGGCTATATCTAAG cggAAGAAAAAGGCCGGTAAGAGTGTGCTTGGGTCTGGACCAAGAACTCGGTCGCGGGCATCCAGGATTGTATTGCCACCACCTGTGAAGCAAGTTAATGATGCAGTGGAGGTTGAGGTTAATAAGGAGGTTGAG GCAAATGATGATACACCAAAAGTTAGTACTGTAGAGAGACTTAAGTTGATGAGAACAAATGCTCCTGGTTCAATGGCTGCCTATTTACAGTTACGCGAGCAAGAAAAGATGCAGGCTGCATTGGAGACTACGCAGCAATCACAGTCCCTAACTGAGAATTTGCAACAGCCAG GTACGCCACCAGGCCAacctgaagaagaagaaaaacagAGAAAGCCACGAGGGAAGTCAAAACTGACTCATGTCCATACAAGAGGGGAAAAGAGAGAGATCAAGCTATCTGATCTCGGGCAACCAGTAGATGATGATGAACATCTGATTAGGGAGTTCAGCAATTTTTTAGGAACAACAGTAAGAGAGTTTGTCTCTCTTACATGTCGTAGTTGGACTGAAGTTCCACAAAAAGATATCCTGTGGGAATATGTgaag GACAAGTACGTAATCCCTGAAGAAGGTTATGACTGGGTTATGACGACGATGCGGGACTTGTTTAGGGGGTACAAAGCTCGGATCAAGAGGGATTactattataaatatcaaactgATGAGGAGAGGCTAGAAAATAGGCCTAGGGAGGTTCCATTGAAAGACTTCAAGATATTGTTAGAATATTGGGCTGATGAGAAAATAGCG AAAAAAGCAAGAACAAATTCAGAATCTCGAAGGCTTATAACTGAAACACATACTGCTGGAAGTAGGAGTTTCGCACAAATAAGTCACAATATG GCACTTGAAAGAGCATTGAAGGCTACCCGTGAACAACCACCAGCACCAATATCAGATGCTGATGTTTATGTTAAAACACGCAAACGGGAAAGCACAAGAACATACAAGCTACCTACTGAAGTTGTTGAGAAAAAAGTG GAAAATGTAAAGAAGCTGCTGAAAGATGGAACAATTGACGAAGCTGAAGAAGTTGTTTATGGTGGGAAGGATCACAGTCGCACATTTTTAGTGGGGAGGCTTATTGAGAAAAGGGAACCAAAGAAAAAAATTGCACGCCCTTTGCCTACCATTCCAGAGAAGTATGTGGCTAGTTTAACTGAACAGATTCGAGATCAAATTGCAAAGGAGATGGAAGAACAAGTGCAGAAGAAGGTTGAAGATAATGTCAAGCTCATGATGTCCAAGCTGGCAGAAAAGAATCCAGGCCTTAATCTCGATATCGAGCTAACCAGTGCCAGTGAACCAACAGTTGAGCCATCACAGGCCAACAATGGCAGTGATTAA
- the LOC135149453 gene encoding uncharacterized protein LOC135149453, with product MSEIWINLPRFSEEYSKGVKDFVENAMVHYAVENEMKCPCSLCKSKQWWGAEQVYNHLICNGPSVVEVSWIYDVSNMVNGSTEGMDCQENVGFEDNLEEMLNVTCAYGGANADARKFFRLVEDGKKPLYPGSKKFTRLSFLVRLYHWKCLHGVTESAFGDLLLLIKEAFPDVEVPSSFNAAKKVIKDLGLDYKKIHACPNDCMLFWDENKDEISCRNCGASRWTDAKNGDDNSKIPAKVMRYFPLKPRLQRLYMSKDFSKLMTWHAVERKKDGKLRHPADGKAWKLMDSKYPTFSAEKRNIRLGIAADGFNPFRTMSTSHSTWPVVVVNYNLPPWLNMKPENLILSTLIPGPNDPGNNLDVYMQPLVKELKELWEEGIETYDASTNQNFILRASLLWTISDFPGYGMLSGWSTKGYLACPVCAYETSSQYLKHSRKVCYMNHRKFLDSNHKWRSDKKRFDGKVEKGETPPVLTGRFIELVLDGFENNFGCTGKGKRKVSCEVNH from the coding sequence ATGAGTGAAATATGGATTAATCTTCCAAGGTTCAGTGAAGAGTACAGCAAGGGGGTTAAAGATTTTGTAGAAAATGCTATGGTTCATTATGCTGTAGAAAATGAAATGAAGTGTCCTTGTAGTTTATGTAAAAGTAAGCAATGGTGGGGTGCAGAACAAGTGTATAACCACCTGATTTGTAATGGTCCATCTGTGGTAGAAGTTAGCTGGATTTACGACGTCTCAAACATGGTAAATGGTAGTACTGAAGGGATGGATTGTCAAGAAAATGTCGGGTTCGAAGATAATCTGGAAGAAATGTTGAATGTTACTTGCGCCTACGGTGGAGCGAATGCAGATGCAAGGAAATTTTTTCGCCTTGTTGAGGACGGAAAAAAGCCATTGTATCCGGGCTCCAAAAAATTTACTCGGCTAAGTTTCCTTGTTAGGCTTTACCACTGGAAATGTCTACATGGAGTAACCGAGTCGGCATTTGGTGATCTATTACTACTAATAAAAGAGGCATTCCCCGATGTTGAAGTACCATCCTCTTTCAATGCTGCTAAAAAGGTAATCAAGGATTTAGGCCTTGACTACaaaaaaatacatgcatgtcCAAATGACTGCATGTTATTTTGGGATGAAAATAAGGATGAAATTTCTTGTAGAAACTGCGGTGCCTCAAGGTGGACTGATGCGAAAAATGGAGACGACAACAGCAAGATTCCAGCGAAGGTCATGAGATATTTTCCTTTAAAACCAAGGCTGCAGCGACTGTATATGTCAAAGGATTTCTCTAAATTAATGACCTGGCACGCAGTGGAGCGAAAGAAAGACGGAAAGTTACGACATCCGGCAGATGGCAAGGCCTGGAAGCTGATGGATTCAAAATATCCAACATTTTCAGCAGAAAAACGGAACATACGATTGGGAATAGCTGCTGACGGGTTCAATCCATTTCGCACAATGAGTACCAGTCATAGCACATGGCCAGTTGTAGTAGTCAACTACAACCTTCCTCCCTGGCTTAACATGAAACCAGAAAATTTAATCCTCTCGACACTCATACCAGGTCCCAATGATCCTGGAAATAATTTAGACGTCTATATGCAGCCTTTAGTAAAGGAATTGAAAGAGTTATGGGAGGAAGGAATTGAAACATATGATGCTTCGACAAATCAGAATTTTATTTTACGTGCAAGCTTGTTATGGACGATTAGTGACTTTCCAGGTTATGGAATGCTATCGGGCTGGAGTACAAAAGGCTACCTAGCCTGCCCTGTTTGTGCTTACGAGACGTCATCACAATATTTGAAACATAGCCGAAAAGTATGCTATATGAATCATCGAAAATTTCTAGATTCCAACCATAAATGGAGATCTGATAAGAAAAGGTTCGATGGTAAAGTTGAGAAAGGCGAAACCCCACCAGTTTTAACCGGCAGATTTATAGAGTTGGTGTTGGATGGTTTCGAGAATAATTTTGGGTGTACGGGGAAGGGAAAAAGAAAAGTCAGCTGTGAGGTTAACCACTAG